In Bacillota bacterium, a genomic segment contains:
- the holA gene encoding DNA polymerase III subunit delta, with product MASKSEGYEVIQRDLKKKEFAPVYWLFGEETYLRDKALQDLLDGLVPPGERDWALTSLYGADAQFESLVQSVTSQPLGASLSVVVILSFDEIKLQQDQLLQLLTLLPRDSYLILSSQAVDKRTRFYKEVSKLGRVVEFSPVTDEDARKWVGTRLKEQGVSLEPAAFELLMERVRNDLQLAAREIDKLSCYCGREGGTLDQRTVSLLLSGGSGSEEKTIFALVDAVGKKEKKQALTLLRQMLSFGEQPMGIFIMIARQYRLIMGVQRLSRLGYKPADMAKVLGCHPFVVNKVSNQSRLYSPQQLRGIMEMIMEGERKLKESYETQALNLEMFLVRLMQ from the coding sequence ATGGCCAGTAAGTCTGAGGGATATGAGGTAATTCAAAGGGATCTTAAAAAGAAGGAGTTTGCACCGGTTTATTGGCTATTTGGCGAGGAAACCTACCTACGGGACAAGGCCCTACAGGATCTGTTGGACGGGTTGGTGCCCCCCGGGGAGAGGGACTGGGCTTTGACCTCCTTGTATGGTGCTGATGCGCAATTCGAATCTCTGGTCCAGTCCGTGACCTCTCAGCCCCTTGGAGCTTCTCTTTCCGTCGTGGTCATCTTGAGTTTTGATGAGATAAAACTGCAGCAGGACCAGCTTCTTCAGCTGTTAACGCTTTTGCCCAGGGATAGCTATCTGATCTTGTCCTCGCAAGCGGTCGATAAGCGCACTAGGTTCTATAAAGAAGTGAGCAAGTTAGGACGGGTTGTGGAGTTTAGTCCTGTGACTGATGAGGATGCTCGTAAATGGGTGGGCACAAGGCTCAAGGAGCAAGGAGTATCCCTGGAACCTGCGGCCTTTGAATTGCTCATGGAACGGGTTCGGAACGATCTGCAGTTGGCTGCTAGAGAGATAGACAAGCTTAGCTGCTATTGCGGCCGAGAGGGCGGCACCCTTGATCAGCGGACCGTGTCTTTGCTGCTTAGTGGTGGTAGTGGTTCCGAGGAGAAGACTATTTTTGCTTTGGTTGATGCCGTGGGAAAGAAGGAAAAGAAGCAGGCGTTGACTCTCCTTAGGCAGATGCTGTCCTTTGGTGAACAGCCGATGGGCATATTCATCATGATTGCCCGACAGTATCGGTTAATTATGGGCGTGCAGCGCTTAAGTCGGCTTGGATACAAGCCGGCGGATATGGCCAAGGTGCTAGGGTGCCATCCCTTTGTCGTCAACAAAGTTTCGAACCAAAGCAGGCTGTACTCACCTCAACAACTGCGAGGGATTATGGAGATGATTATGGAAGGAGAGAGGAAACTTAAGGAAAGCTATGAAACCCAGGCCCTTAACCTAGAGATGTTCCTCGTCAGGCTCATGCAGTAA
- a CDS encoding DNA internalization-related competence protein ComEC/Rec2 yields MWNSSPVYVYHNALAFIVGVALAALTADHLSVTVILGIGGLLLLTSILLFSLGSKGFLMVVALAWVLVGCQYYLVRFQVHEARFSHLRDLRVELSGMVVSPPTERDGKFYFIVAVDQELEGKTTRGRIRIGVDTWAWSFEDRARLDRLNYGDVVVVRGWVRKPTRGGNPGEPNWRNYAYRNGYSATVAVYDPEQLQVVGVNSGGLFGSLLHRLRGKLADLEADLPGSVIPFFRSLLLGDRSLFTVEEQMAIDRAGAAHLLSISGTHIGLLVGAFYFIGRWLRKLKWQCVLVSLPVLYVYLLLTGAQASTLRAVIGIVLAMVSGLCRRTLPPHRWLVLTAWFTLIINPLFITGVGWQLSFAAVFGILSLAPFFTKLLSFLPKKVASSLAISLSAWIAVTPLTLYYFQTASLIAVISNLVLVPLFAVLLFVIFLLGAVGIIVPVVLPWGGIVAHYVAVVFWWLVYRFAELPGFLQVPGFSWFYPALFYFWLIVCRPMLRTVTVVPRTLAWIPTLRWINWTMGLLIVALWFTLFQLWADTIEVVFLDVGQGDAVYIGLPGGYHMLIDAGGQPNAPDRRPYDVGEQVLLPFLRYKGVKKLDLIVITHPHLDHFGGFATVIEAIDVGMVWYNGQHTTEQSFQRLRDLIEQRGMACYTVARGDWLQVGDNRITVLHPLRAMVDQGSLSVNDASLVLMLEGNGLRLLFTGDVEARGQRLLLSYEQDLASFALKVPHHGAVSAFDAMFNRLVDPEIAVVQVGRNNFGLPNPAVIDSLQRQGSRVFRTDEDGAVTLRVGPQYWFLWTHRSRVFSYGACYPMVE; encoded by the coding sequence GTGTGGAATAGCTCTCCAGTCTACGTTTACCATAATGCCTTGGCCTTCATTGTGGGGGTTGCCCTGGCGGCCCTGACCGCGGATCACCTATCCGTAACGGTCATCTTGGGGATCGGGGGGTTGCTTCTTCTGACCAGCATCCTGCTGTTTTCCCTCGGTTCCAAAGGATTTCTGATGGTAGTTGCCTTAGCTTGGGTTCTTGTGGGTTGCCAGTACTATCTGGTCCGTTTCCAGGTTCATGAGGCGCGGTTCAGCCATCTGCGTGACTTGCGCGTTGAGTTGAGCGGGATGGTGGTCTCGCCCCCCACCGAGCGAGACGGCAAGTTCTACTTTATCGTGGCGGTGGATCAGGAACTAGAGGGAAAAACTACCCGGGGCAGAATACGGATCGGCGTAGATACCTGGGCGTGGTCTTTCGAGGACAGGGCACGGCTTGATAGGTTGAATTATGGTGATGTGGTTGTTGTCCGGGGCTGGGTGCGTAAACCCACCCGGGGCGGCAACCCGGGAGAACCCAATTGGCGAAACTACGCGTATAGAAACGGGTATTCCGCGACGGTAGCGGTGTACGATCCGGAGCAACTGCAAGTGGTAGGTGTCAATAGCGGAGGATTGTTCGGCAGTTTGCTGCACCGGTTGCGGGGGAAGCTTGCGGATTTGGAAGCAGATCTTCCCGGCTCTGTGATTCCCTTCTTCCGTTCTCTACTCTTAGGGGACCGCAGCTTGTTTACTGTGGAAGAACAAATGGCCATCGACCGGGCAGGGGCCGCCCACCTGCTTTCCATTTCGGGTACACATATCGGTTTGCTCGTGGGAGCGTTTTATTTCATAGGCCGTTGGTTGCGCAAGTTGAAGTGGCAGTGTGTACTGGTTTCTTTGCCGGTACTATATGTCTATCTATTGCTTACGGGAGCCCAGGCCTCGACCCTTCGCGCGGTCATTGGCATAGTCTTGGCAATGGTTAGTGGACTTTGCCGCCGAACCCTGCCTCCTCACCGTTGGCTAGTTCTTACCGCCTGGTTTACTCTAATCATTAACCCCCTATTCATCACTGGGGTGGGCTGGCAACTGTCCTTCGCCGCGGTGTTTGGCATTCTGTCTTTGGCCCCCTTCTTCACAAAACTGCTGTCTTTTCTCCCTAAGAAGGTGGCCAGCAGTCTGGCCATTTCGCTTAGTGCATGGATAGCCGTGACCCCACTGACGTTATACTACTTTCAAACCGCCAGTTTGATTGCTGTCATTTCTAACCTAGTGCTGGTTCCGCTCTTTGCTGTCTTGTTATTTGTTATCTTTCTACTGGGGGCGGTGGGGATCATTGTCCCGGTAGTACTTCCCTGGGGAGGCATTGTCGCCCACTACGTAGCTGTTGTGTTTTGGTGGTTGGTGTATCGCTTTGCGGAACTGCCTGGTTTTTTGCAGGTGCCGGGATTCAGCTGGTTCTATCCGGCGCTGTTTTACTTTTGGTTGATTGTCTGTCGTCCGATGCTGCGGACCGTCACTGTGGTACCCAGGACCTTGGCCTGGATACCGACATTGCGTTGGATCAACTGGACCATGGGGTTACTAATCGTTGCTCTGTGGTTTACCCTGTTCCAGTTGTGGGCAGACACTATAGAGGTGGTCTTCCTTGATGTGGGCCAAGGGGATGCGGTTTATATAGGGTTGCCGGGAGGCTATCACATGTTGATTGATGCCGGTGGCCAGCCCAATGCCCCGGACCGGCGACCCTACGATGTGGGAGAACAGGTGCTCTTGCCCTTCTTGCGGTACAAAGGGGTCAAGAAATTGGACTTGATTGTCATTACCCATCCCCATCTGGACCACTTTGGTGGTTTTGCAACGGTGATAGAAGCCATTGATGTGGGTATGGTGTGGTATAACGGACAGCATACCACGGAACAATCCTTCCAACGGCTACGGGACTTGATTGAACAAAGGGGAATGGCTTGTTATACTGTAGCCAGGGGCGACTGGTTGCAGGTGGGTGACAATCGGATCACAGTCCTGCATCCTCTCCGGGCTATGGTGGATCAGGGCTCCCTGAGTGTCAACGATGCTTCCCTAGTCCTGATGCTGGAGGGAAATGGACTTAGATTGCTCTTTACTGGGGATGTGGAGGCCCGGGGACAGCGTTTGTTGCTTTCCTATGAACAGGATTTGGCGAGTTTTGCTCTGAAAGTACCCCATCATGGTGCTGTTTCCGCTTTTGACGCCATGTTTAACCGGCTGGTGGATCCCGAGATTGCGGTGGTGCAGGTGGGACGAAACAACTTTGGCCTACCAAATCCGGCGGTGATCGACAGTCTCCAGCGACAGGGTAGTCGAGTCTTTCGTACCGATGAAGACGGGGCAGTGACCCTGCGGGTAGGGCCACAGTATTGGTTTCTGTGGACGCATCGTAGCAGGGTGTTTTCCTATGGCGCATGTTATCCAATGGTAGAGTAA
- a CDS encoding helix-hairpin-helix domain-containing protein: MWKLSQGRRGRHPSWRFSLGLALCLFLSVTAYYYLQTKAGASVEVFFSWGEDGEEGLEDSSSPEEAVAEAGVKLDINRIGTLELQQLPGIGPALAARILEYREENGPFTQVEDLLRVNGIGEKTLERIRPYICVE, encoded by the coding sequence GTGTGGAAACTGAGTCAAGGGCGAAGAGGTCGCCATCCTAGTTGGAGGTTTTCATTGGGGTTGGCGCTGTGTCTTTTCCTGAGTGTTACAGCTTACTATTACCTGCAGACCAAGGCAGGTGCCAGTGTGGAGGTGTTCTTCAGCTGGGGTGAGGATGGGGAAGAGGGTCTGGAGGATTCATCTTCGCCTGAGGAAGCTGTGGCTGAAGCTGGGGTGAAGCTGGATATCAATCGCATTGGAACCTTGGAGTTGCAACAATTGCCCGGAATCGGGCCGGCCTTGGCGGCAAGGATTTTGGAATATCGGGAGGAGAATGGTCCCTTTACGCAGGTGGAAGATCTCTTGCGGGTGAACGGTATTGGTGAGAAGACCCTGGAAAGGATCCGACCCTACATCTGTGTGGAATAG
- a CDS encoding leucine--tRNA ligase: protein MKVRTYDFNQVELKWQQRWDEWELYKVTEDSDKPKFYCLEMLPYPSGKLHMGHVRNYAIGDVLARFQTMHGYNVLHPMGWDAFGLPAENAAIQRGIPPAIWTRDNIAYMRKQLRRLGLSYDWSREIASCWPDYYRWTQWLFLQFYKAGLVYKADAVVNWCPSCATVLANEQVVGGNCERCDSAVEQKHLEQWFFRITKYADRLLDNLEKLEGWPEKVKTMQHNWIGRSEGATIRFPIVGTEKTLEVFTTRPDTVFGVTFMVLAPEHPWVDELIAGVEHEAKVREFIGEVTRQDEISRTAEDTEKLGVFTGRYCVNPLTGDEIPIWLGNYVLMGYGTGAIMAVPAHDQRDFEFAKKYDLPIRQVIADPETKMPAEELDAAFEAEGVLVNSGEFSGLDSNTAKERITRYLEANNLGMFKVQYRLRDWLISRQRYWGAPIPIVICDKCGLVPVPEEELPVLLPEDVHFAPDGKSPLAQHAAFAETRCPNCGEKARRETDTMDTFVCSSWYFLRYCDPHNSEKAFDKDIVDYWMPVDQYIGGVEHAILHLMYARFFTMVLHDLGLLSVEEPFTNLLTQGMVLKDGFKMSKSKGNVVDPDHIIERFGADTARLFILFAAPPERDLEWSESGVEGAYRFINRVWRLVQDYVPQVNDVEPTTKSDGLVGEDKELRRVMHQTLAKVTYDIERFNFNTAISAIMEYVNAFYHYKEKGENMALCREGLEKLVLMLAPFVPHVAEELWEMLGGTGSVHREPWPQVDEAALRVEEITIVLQVNGKVRDRVGVPVDISEEELKELVLSRETLAPYIAGKTVVKVIIVPRKLVNVVVK, encoded by the coding sequence ATCAAGGTGCGAACCTACGATTTTAACCAAGTGGAGTTGAAATGGCAACAGCGTTGGGATGAATGGGAGTTATATAAGGTTACCGAGGATTCGGACAAGCCCAAGTTTTATTGTCTGGAAATGCTGCCGTATCCCTCGGGCAAGCTGCACATGGGACACGTCCGCAATTACGCCATCGGGGATGTCTTGGCCCGGTTTCAAACGATGCACGGCTACAATGTGTTGCATCCCATGGGCTGGGATGCCTTCGGATTGCCGGCGGAAAACGCCGCGATCCAGAGGGGGATTCCTCCTGCCATCTGGACCAGGGATAATATCGCCTATATGCGGAAGCAGTTAAGACGACTGGGATTGAGCTATGACTGGTCCAGGGAGATTGCTTCATGCTGGCCCGATTATTACCGCTGGACCCAGTGGTTGTTCTTGCAGTTCTATAAAGCCGGTCTTGTTTACAAGGCCGATGCGGTGGTGAACTGGTGTCCCTCCTGCGCTACGGTGCTGGCTAATGAGCAGGTGGTGGGGGGCAATTGTGAGCGCTGTGACAGTGCCGTGGAACAGAAGCACCTGGAACAGTGGTTTTTCCGCATTACAAAATATGCAGACCGGCTCCTGGATAACCTCGAGAAACTGGAAGGGTGGCCGGAAAAGGTTAAGACCATGCAGCATAACTGGATCGGCCGCAGCGAGGGAGCGACGATCCGGTTCCCCATCGTCGGTACGGAAAAGACCTTGGAAGTATTCACCACCCGGCCCGATACGGTCTTTGGCGTTACCTTCATGGTTTTGGCCCCGGAACATCCCTGGGTTGATGAATTGATTGCCGGAGTGGAGCATGAGGCGAAAGTCCGGGAGTTTATCGGGGAAGTGACGCGGCAAGACGAAATCTCCAGGACCGCTGAGGACACGGAGAAATTGGGCGTTTTCACAGGAAGGTATTGTGTCAACCCGCTCACCGGCGACGAGATCCCCATCTGGCTGGGCAATTATGTTCTGATGGGGTATGGGACTGGTGCCATCATGGCGGTTCCCGCCCACGATCAGAGGGACTTTGAGTTTGCCAAGAAGTATGATCTACCGATCCGGCAAGTGATCGCTGACCCGGAAACGAAGATGCCGGCTGAGGAGCTGGATGCAGCCTTCGAGGCAGAGGGCGTGCTGGTCAATTCCGGAGAGTTTTCCGGCTTGGACAGCAACACAGCCAAGGAGCGAATTACCCGGTATTTGGAGGCAAATAACCTTGGTATGTTCAAGGTCCAGTACCGGCTCCGGGACTGGCTGATCTCCCGTCAGAGGTATTGGGGAGCACCCATTCCCATCGTGATTTGCGATAAGTGCGGACTGGTACCTGTGCCCGAGGAGGAATTGCCGGTCCTTCTGCCGGAGGATGTGCATTTTGCTCCCGATGGCAAGTCGCCGCTGGCGCAACACGCTGCCTTTGCGGAGACCCGATGTCCTAATTGTGGGGAAAAGGCGCGACGGGAGACGGACACCATGGATACTTTTGTTTGTTCCTCCTGGTATTTCCTGCGCTATTGTGATCCTCACAATTCCGAGAAGGCTTTTGATAAAGACATTGTCGATTACTGGATGCCGGTGGATCAGTATATCGGTGGGGTTGAGCATGCCATCCTGCACCTAATGTATGCGCGGTTTTTCACCATGGTCCTCCATGATCTAGGGTTGTTGTCCGTGGAGGAGCCCTTCACCAATCTGCTTACCCAGGGTATGGTGCTGAAAGACGGTTTCAAGATGTCAAAGTCCAAGGGTAACGTTGTGGACCCGGATCATATTATCGAGCGGTTTGGAGCGGACACCGCCCGTCTGTTTATCTTGTTTGCTGCACCCCCGGAGCGGGATCTGGAATGGAGCGAGTCCGGTGTGGAGGGTGCCTATCGGTTCATTAACCGGGTGTGGCGGTTGGTGCAGGACTATGTACCACAAGTCAATGATGTGGAGCCCACCACCAAAAGCGACGGATTGGTTGGTGAGGATAAGGAACTACGTCGGGTGATGCATCAGACCCTTGCCAAGGTAACCTATGACATTGAACGATTCAACTTTAACACCGCCATCAGTGCCATCATGGAATACGTCAATGCCTTTTACCATTACAAGGAAAAAGGGGAGAATATGGCACTGTGTAGGGAGGGGTTGGAGAAGCTGGTATTGATGCTGGCTCCCTTTGTACCCCATGTGGCGGAGGAACTGTGGGAGATGCTGGGTGGTACCGGAAGTGTACACAGGGAACCCTGGCCCCAAGTGGACGAAGCGGCACTGCGGGTTGAAGAGATCACCATCGTGTTGCAAGTGAACGGTAAAGTCCGTGACCGGGTGGGTGTACCGGTGGATATTTCCGAGGAGGAACTCAAGGAGCTTGTTCTCTCCCGGGAGACTTTAGCTCCTTACATCGCGGGTAAGACCGTGGTCAAAGTTATCATAGTCCCGCGGAAACTGGTAAACGTTGTGGTGAAGTGA
- a CDS encoding class I SAM-dependent methyltransferase, which produces MRKELGRYRFLAAVYDQMKSEVDYATWSQYIIQVWQHYAFEPRTVLDLACGTGGILLHLAQQGYEMTGVDLSEDMLAVAYEKSSRAGLRISLFQQDMRDLQLDRTFDAVICLCDSINYLLSIEEVQQCFAGVYRCLNPGGLFVFDVNTARALEMFYGTGVYYDEIPGGELKWETRYHKNQQRCQMDLTFFVQVEGEPRVYRERHIEQAYSLEQLMQGLERTHFRLLDVFEGFTLEPAREESYRWNFVAQRRG; this is translated from the coding sequence ATGAGAAAAGAACTGGGAAGATATCGATTCTTGGCTGCCGTTTACGACCAGATGAAAAGTGAAGTGGATTACGCGACCTGGAGCCAATATATCATTCAGGTTTGGCAGCATTATGCTTTCGAGCCCCGTACGGTGCTGGATTTGGCCTGCGGGACGGGCGGGATCCTGTTGCACCTGGCCCAGCAAGGCTATGAAATGACCGGGGTGGATCTCTCAGAAGACATGTTGGCTGTGGCTTATGAAAAGTCCAGTAGAGCCGGGTTGAGGATATCTCTCTTTCAACAGGATATGCGGGATCTGCAGCTGGATCGCACCTTTGATGCTGTCATTTGTCTGTGCGACAGCATAAACTACCTTTTGTCCATCGAAGAGGTCCAGCAGTGTTTTGCCGGTGTATACCGCTGTCTCAACCCCGGTGGCCTGTTCGTTTTTGATGTGAATACTGCCCGGGCTCTCGAGATGTTTTACGGCACCGGTGTTTATTACGATGAGATACCCGGTGGAGAATTGAAATGGGAGACCCGTTACCATAAGAACCAGCAGCGATGTCAGATGGATCTTACTTTTTTTGTACAGGTGGAAGGTGAACCCAGGGTATACAGAGAACGACACATCGAGCAGGCCTATTCCCTGGAGCAGTTGATGCAAGGACTGGAAAGGACCCATTTTCGGCTATTGGACGTATTTGAGGGTTTTACCCTGGAACCGGCAAGGGAGGAGAGTTATCGCTGGAACTTTGTGGCCCAACGGCGAGGATGA
- the rsfS gene encoding ribosome silencing factor — protein sequence MAKQAALAAYDKHAQDVLILDLSELSIMCDYFVICSADSDVLRKTIADHIEKQLAELGKKPSHREGEPGSGWLLMDYGDVVVHIFSPEQREYYGLERLWGDARRVELILEA from the coding sequence TTGGCCAAACAAGCGGCCCTTGCCGCCTATGATAAGCATGCCCAAGATGTGTTGATACTCGATCTCAGTGAACTATCCATCATGTGTGACTACTTTGTGATTTGCTCCGCAGATTCCGATGTCTTGAGGAAGACCATTGCCGACCATATCGAAAAGCAACTGGCCGAACTGGGAAAGAAGCCCTCCCATCGGGAAGGAGAACCCGGTTCCGGTTGGTTGCTCATGGATTACGGTGATGTGGTGGTGCATATTTTCTCCCCTGAACAGCGGGAGTATTACGGTCTGGAGAGACTCTGGGGCGATGCTCGACGAGTGGAACTGATCTTGGAAGCTTAG
- a CDS encoding LCP family protein, giving the protein MLPREEYEKRMEELDRLAAERKLQQRKQTRLVILVILFAVVLTCLAAWLTYYFQIYWDVPRSQRLNDQRGLVFEGVEELTTILVMGGDIIDREEGRTDTMFVLGYLPNRDFVSIFTIPRDTLVEVDGVVSRINELNGRGGPGLAMDCVEELLGIEIDYYILLNFQAFEKIIDILGGVEIQVERDMKYDDHAGNLHIDIPAGLQVLDGRTALEYIRYRGDGLGDITAADPLRDQYKGRVVRQQKFLSALQRQILRPRTVLHLPALLFTASQSLKTNLPLWKAVGVLRRFFDSDDVRFGVVPGGEQRIGGASYWVADPNVLPHEVIGTFTGVSRPEVVVLNGSGVRGIAAAVAGFLRQNGYKIEEIGNADHYEYQHTQISYRDAAQREHAERVRVLMGGVGLIREDEGQRSDLLVIIGKDYEIPDLL; this is encoded by the coding sequence ATGCTTCCCAGAGAAGAATATGAAAAGCGGATGGAAGAGTTGGATCGCCTGGCTGCGGAACGTAAGCTGCAGCAAAGGAAGCAAACGCGCCTTGTGATCCTAGTGATCCTGTTTGCCGTTGTGCTCACCTGCCTTGCGGCCTGGCTCACTTACTATTTTCAAATCTACTGGGATGTGCCCCGTTCCCAAAGGTTAAACGATCAGCGGGGGTTGGTTTTCGAGGGCGTAGAGGAACTGACGACGATCTTGGTGATGGGCGGGGATATCATCGACCGGGAAGAAGGACGGACCGATACCATGTTCGTCCTGGGATACCTGCCTAACCGAGATTTCGTTAGTATCTTCACCATCCCCCGGGATACCCTCGTGGAAGTAGACGGTGTGGTCAGCCGGATTAATGAACTGAATGGCCGGGGTGGCCCTGGACTGGCTATGGACTGTGTCGAGGAGCTGTTGGGGATCGAGATCGACTATTATATTCTTCTGAATTTCCAGGCCTTTGAGAAAATTATCGACATTCTCGGTGGTGTGGAAATTCAGGTGGAGCGGGATATGAAGTATGACGATCACGCTGGAAACTTGCATATCGATATCCCTGCTGGATTGCAGGTCCTTGACGGTCGTACGGCCTTGGAGTATATTCGGTATCGGGGTGACGGACTGGGGGATATTACCGCAGCGGATCCCTTGCGGGATCAGTATAAGGGTCGGGTGGTAAGACAACAGAAGTTCCTCAGTGCCCTCCAAAGGCAGATCCTCCGTCCCAGAACCGTGCTTCATTTGCCAGCGTTGCTCTTTACGGCTAGCCAAAGTCTGAAGACCAATTTGCCCCTGTGGAAGGCTGTTGGTGTCTTGCGGCGTTTCTTTGACAGCGACGATGTGCGTTTTGGCGTGGTCCCTGGGGGTGAACAACGGATCGGTGGCGCGAGTTACTGGGTAGCTGATCCCAATGTGTTGCCCCATGAGGTGATCGGGACATTCACCGGGGTTTCCCGTCCGGAAGTGGTGGTCCTTAATGGCTCCGGAGTGCGGGGTATTGCCGCAGCGGTGGCGGGTTTTTTGCGGCAGAATGGTTATAAAATAGAGGAAATCGGTAACGCTGATCATTATGAATATCAACATACCCAGATTAGTTACCGGGATGCCGCCCAACGGGAGCATGCGGAGCGGGTGCGTGTCCTCATGGGTGGTGTCGGTTTGATTCGCGAGGATGAGGGGCAGCGTTCCGATTTGCTAGTAATCATCGGGAAGGACTATGAGATTCCCGACTTGCTGTAA
- a CDS encoding HD domain-containing protein, whose amino-acid sequence MDIDRVRAQVERVLSPKRFCHTLGVVKTADLLAQRWGVDSTKAELSALLHDYARELSDQELLQRSNDFGILKLQIEKCNPDLLHGPVAAELARRDFGIADEDVLNAICYHTTGRAGMSSLEKIIYLADYIEPGRSFPGLVGVRSLALCDLDQACLLALRRTSIHVLRRGRTLHPKTVEAYNDLLLHRAFGEARSSQLGHKQDGTREDD is encoded by the coding sequence ATGGATATAGACCGAGTACGGGCGCAAGTTGAGCGGGTTTTGAGTCCAAAGCGGTTTTGTCACACGCTGGGGGTGGTAAAAACCGCAGACTTGCTAGCCCAGCGCTGGGGCGTTGATTCGACTAAAGCGGAATTGTCGGCTCTTCTTCATGATTACGCGCGGGAACTGTCAGACCAGGAGTTATTGCAAAGGTCAAATGACTTTGGTATATTGAAGCTACAGATCGAAAAGTGCAATCCGGATTTGCTCCATGGCCCGGTGGCGGCAGAACTGGCCCGCCGGGACTTTGGAATTGCTGATGAGGATGTTTTGAACGCCATTTGTTACCATACCACAGGACGCGCCGGAATGTCTTCCCTGGAGAAGATCATCTATTTGGCGGACTATATTGAACCGGGGCGAAGCTTCCCGGGCCTTGTCGGGGTAAGAAGTCTGGCCCTTTGCGATTTGGACCAGGCTTGTCTTTTGGCCCTGCGCCGGACAAGCATCCATGTTTTGCGGCGCGGTAGAACTTTGCACCCCAAGACGGTAGAGGCCTATAACGACCTGCTGTTGCATCGGGCCTTTGGGGAAGCGAGATCATCTCAACTGGGGCACAAACAGGATGGGACCAGGGAAGATGATTGA
- a CDS encoding nicotinate-nucleotide adenylyltransferase, producing MGALGVLGGTFDPIHVGHLILGEHVAESLGLEKVLFVPAGTPGHKRPDAVTSPEHRCRMTALAIADNPRFELSTVDLARQGVTYTVDTLGDLRRLYPNQELFFIIGSDNLLDLPNWREPERVLALCYLAVVFRPGFPIHEVQDKLGALYIRERIRFVPSVAIEISSTSIRQRIKEGRSVRYLIPEPVAAYIKEHRLYGYRPSTGAS from the coding sequence GTGGGTGCATTGGGGGTGCTGGGCGGTACCTTTGATCCGATTCATGTGGGCCATCTCATTCTGGGAGAGCATGTGGCAGAGTCTTTGGGTTTGGAAAAGGTCTTGTTTGTGCCCGCCGGTACCCCCGGGCATAAAAGACCTGACGCGGTTACCTCGCCAGAACACCGGTGCCGGATGACGGCGCTGGCCATCGCCGACAATCCCAGGTTTGAGCTTTCCACGGTGGATCTGGCGAGGCAAGGGGTTACTTATACGGTGGATACCTTGGGGGATCTGCGGCGCTTGTATCCGAACCAGGAACTCTTTTTCATCATTGGGTCCGATAACTTACTGGATCTTCCCAATTGGCGGGAACCGGAGCGGGTGTTGGCCCTTTGCTATTTGGCGGTAGTGTTCCGGCCAGGATTCCCCATTCACGAAGTCCAGGACAAATTGGGAGCGTTATACATAAGGGAAAGGATCAGATTTGTTCCCTCTGTAGCTATCGAGATCTCTTCTACCAGTATTCGTCAAAGGATCAAAGAAGGCCGCTCGGTGAGATATCTGATCCCAGAGCCGGTGGCAGCTTACATCAAGGAGCACAGGTTGTATGGATATAGACCGAGTACGGGCGCAAGTTGA